The Oenanthe melanoleuca isolate GR-GAL-2019-014 chromosome 1A, OMel1.0, whole genome shotgun sequence genome contains a region encoding:
- the YARS2 gene encoding tyrosine--tRNA ligase, mitochondrial isoform X2, protein MSRRRKSNERAQFQSRRSGRSRHCTPPPSSSQQRDGLLPLIPRRLRFRGGPSAAPRPPRRSQRAPRAMAAPALCRRCGRAAGLWGLRRAPLPPPRRRAHEQARRARGAAGLLAAQCERGLFQEVFPAQSAEEQLPALLEPGRPPLAAYCGFDPTADSLHVGHLLPVMALLHFQRAGHDVIAVVGGATARLGDPSGRERAREPLPAGRVRAQARALRAGLERLFGNHRELFWEPGAGRLGRAALLDNARWLGREPLLRFLGGAGGRLRMGTLLSRQSCQARLRSAEGMSLAEFLYPALQAYDFLHLHQHHGCRIQVGGHDQMGNIMSGYELVTKMTGTDVFGITVPLITSTTGDKLGKTAGNAVWLNRDKTSPFELYQFFVRQQDNIVEKYLKLFTFLPLEEIHHIMEMHDKEPEKWGPQKRLAAEVTKLVHGKEGLESAKRCTKALYYSSMEALEEMSDQELQELFRQATSAELMLEPGMTVLDLCRKANAIPDGPSGYRKITDGGVSINGNRVTDPETVLILGQHILKNGVSLLRVGKKNYYIIKWLQL, encoded by the exons ATGTCGcggagaagaaaaagcaacgAGCGAGCACAATTCCAATCCCGCCGTTCCGGCCGCTCTCGACACTGCAcgccccctcccagctcctcccagcagagGGATGGGCTCCTCCCGCTCATCCCACGCCGGCTCCGGTTCCGGGGCGGCCCCAGCGCagcgccccgcccgccgcggcgCTCCCAGCGTGCCCCGCGCGCGATGGCGGCGCCCGCGCTGTGCCGGCgctgcgggcgggcggcggggctgTGGGGCCTGCGccgggccccgctcccgccgccccgccgccgggcCCACGAGCaggcgcggcgggcgcggggcgcggcggggctgcTGGCGGCGCAGTGCGAGCGCGGGCTGTTCCAGGAGGTGTTCCCGGCGCAGAGCGCGGAGGAGCAGCTGCCGGCGCTGCTGGAGCCGGGCCGGCCGCCGCTGGCCGCCTACTGCGGGTTCGACCCCACGGCGGACTCGCTGCACGTGGGGCACCTGCTGCCCGTCATGGCGCTCCTGCACTTCCAGCGCGCCGGCCACGACGTCATCGCCGTGGTGGGCGGGGCCACGGCGCGGCTCGGGGACCCCAGCGGGCGGGAGCGCGCGCGGGAGCCGCTGCCCGCGGGGCGGGTGCGCGCTCAGGCGCGGGCGCTGCGCGCGGGGCTGGAGCGGCTGTTCGGGAACCACCGGGAGCTGTTCTGGGAGCCGGGAGCCGGGCGGCTCGGCCGCGCCGCGCTGCTGGACAATGCCCGCTGGCTTGGCCGGGAGCCGCTGCTCCGCTTCCtcggcggcgcgggcgggcgcCTACGCATGGGCACGCTGCTGAGCCGGCAGAGCTGCCAGGCGCGGCTCCGCAGCGCCGAGGGCATGAGCCTGGCAGAATTCCTGTACCCCGCCCTGCAGGCATACGACTTTCTGCACCTCCACCAGCACCACGGCTGCCGCATCCAGGTGGGGGGCCACGACCAGATGGGAAACATCATGTCCGGATACGAGCTCGTCACCAA GATGACAGGAACAGATGTGTTTGGAATTACTGTACCTCTCATTACCAGTACTACTGGTGATAAACTGGGAAAGActgctggaaatgcagtttGGCTGAACAGAGATAAGACTTCTCCATTTGAGCTGTATCAGTTTTTTGTCAGACAGCAAGATAACATAGTTGAAAA ATACCTGAAACTATTCACCTTCCTTCCTCTTGAGGAGATTCACCACATCATGGAAATGCATGATAAAGAACCTGAGAAATGGGGCCCTCAGAAACGACTGGCTGCAGAAGTAACTAAGCTTGTGCATGGTAAAGAGGGGCTGGAATCTGCTAAGAG GTGCACTAAGGCCCTTTATTACAGCAGCATGGAGGCACTGGAAGAAATGTCTGACCAAGAGTTACAGGAACTTTTCAGACAAGCTACTTCTGCTGAATTGATGCTTGAACCTGGGATGACTGTTCTTGATTTGTGCCGCAAAGCAAATGCCATTCCAGATGGACCTAGTGG gtaCCGGAAAATTACAGATGGCGGTGTTTCAATAAATGGGAATCGTGTAACTGATCCTGAGACTGTTCTTATTCTCGGGCAGCATATTCTGAAGAATGGAGTATCATTACTTAGggttggaaagaaaaattattacattATAAAATGGCTGCAGTTGTGA
- the YARS2 gene encoding tyrosine--tRNA ligase, mitochondrial isoform X1: protein MSRRRKSNERAQFQSRRSGRSRHCTPPPSSSQQRDGLLPLIPRRLRFRGGPSAAPRPPRRSQRAPRAMAAPALCRRCGRAAGLWGLRRAPLPPPRRRAHEQARRARGAAGLLAAQCERGLFQEVFPAQSAEEQLPALLEPGRPPLAAYCGFDPTADSLHVGHLLPVMALLHFQRAGHDVIAVVGGATARLGDPSGRERAREPLPAGRVRAQARALRAGLERLFGNHRELFWEPGAGRLGRAALLDNARWLGREPLLRFLGGAGGRLRMGTLLSRQSCQARLRSAEGMSLAEFLYPALQAYDFLHLHQHHGCRIQVGGHDQMGNIMSGYELVTKMLCDLALTVSKAPGAEVGAQEIWPHTNLCDLRGAIKCPDHKLVTLLFRMTGTDVFGITVPLITSTTGDKLGKTAGNAVWLNRDKTSPFELYQFFVRQQDNIVEKYLKLFTFLPLEEIHHIMEMHDKEPEKWGPQKRLAAEVTKLVHGKEGLESAKRCTKALYYSSMEALEEMSDQELQELFRQATSAELMLEPGMTVLDLCRKANAIPDGPSGYRKITDGGVSINGNRVTDPETVLILGQHILKNGVSLLRVGKKNYYIIKWLQL, encoded by the exons ATGTCGcggagaagaaaaagcaacgAGCGAGCACAATTCCAATCCCGCCGTTCCGGCCGCTCTCGACACTGCAcgccccctcccagctcctcccagcagagGGATGGGCTCCTCCCGCTCATCCCACGCCGGCTCCGGTTCCGGGGCGGCCCCAGCGCagcgccccgcccgccgcggcgCTCCCAGCGTGCCCCGCGCGCGATGGCGGCGCCCGCGCTGTGCCGGCgctgcgggcgggcggcggggctgTGGGGCCTGCGccgggccccgctcccgccgccccgccgccgggcCCACGAGCaggcgcggcgggcgcggggcgcggcggggctgcTGGCGGCGCAGTGCGAGCGCGGGCTGTTCCAGGAGGTGTTCCCGGCGCAGAGCGCGGAGGAGCAGCTGCCGGCGCTGCTGGAGCCGGGCCGGCCGCCGCTGGCCGCCTACTGCGGGTTCGACCCCACGGCGGACTCGCTGCACGTGGGGCACCTGCTGCCCGTCATGGCGCTCCTGCACTTCCAGCGCGCCGGCCACGACGTCATCGCCGTGGTGGGCGGGGCCACGGCGCGGCTCGGGGACCCCAGCGGGCGGGAGCGCGCGCGGGAGCCGCTGCCCGCGGGGCGGGTGCGCGCTCAGGCGCGGGCGCTGCGCGCGGGGCTGGAGCGGCTGTTCGGGAACCACCGGGAGCTGTTCTGGGAGCCGGGAGCCGGGCGGCTCGGCCGCGCCGCGCTGCTGGACAATGCCCGCTGGCTTGGCCGGGAGCCGCTGCTCCGCTTCCtcggcggcgcgggcgggcgcCTACGCATGGGCACGCTGCTGAGCCGGCAGAGCTGCCAGGCGCGGCTCCGCAGCGCCGAGGGCATGAGCCTGGCAGAATTCCTGTACCCCGCCCTGCAGGCATACGACTTTCTGCACCTCCACCAGCACCACGGCTGCCGCATCCAGGTGGGGGGCCACGACCAGATGGGAAACATCATGTCCGGATACGAGCTCGTCACCAA GATGCTATGTGACTTGGCGCTGACAGTCTCTAAAGCACCAGGAGCAGAAGTCGGTGCTCAAGAGATTTGGCCACACACAAATCTCTGTGATTTGAGAGGAGCAATTAAGTGCCCTGACCATAAACTCG TGACTCTTCTTTTCAGGATGACAGGAACAGATGTGTTTGGAATTACTGTACCTCTCATTACCAGTACTACTGGTGATAAACTGGGAAAGActgctggaaatgcagtttGGCTGAACAGAGATAAGACTTCTCCATTTGAGCTGTATCAGTTTTTTGTCAGACAGCAAGATAACATAGTTGAAAA ATACCTGAAACTATTCACCTTCCTTCCTCTTGAGGAGATTCACCACATCATGGAAATGCATGATAAAGAACCTGAGAAATGGGGCCCTCAGAAACGACTGGCTGCAGAAGTAACTAAGCTTGTGCATGGTAAAGAGGGGCTGGAATCTGCTAAGAG GTGCACTAAGGCCCTTTATTACAGCAGCATGGAGGCACTGGAAGAAATGTCTGACCAAGAGTTACAGGAACTTTTCAGACAAGCTACTTCTGCTGAATTGATGCTTGAACCTGGGATGACTGTTCTTGATTTGTGCCGCAAAGCAAATGCCATTCCAGATGGACCTAGTGG gtaCCGGAAAATTACAGATGGCGGTGTTTCAATAAATGGGAATCGTGTAACTGATCCTGAGACTGTTCTTATTCTCGGGCAGCATATTCTGAAGAATGGAGTATCATTACTTAGggttggaaagaaaaattattacattATAAAATGGCTGCAGTTGTGA